The Ralstonia pickettii DTP0602 genome segment TGCTGGATCCGTCGGCTAATCTTGTCACCGGACGCGACTACCTGCCGTATGGATTGGACAATGGCGCCGCCCTCGGCACCAATCCGGACATCCTGCGCTATCGGTATCTGGCCCGCGAACTGGAGGAGACTGGACTCTATGACTTCCGCGCCCGACTGTATGACGCGCTGCAGGCGCGGTTCATGTCGCCCGATCCGCAGCGGCAGTACCTCAGCCCCTACCTCTATGCGGGCAACAATCCCTTGCTGCTGTCGGACCCGAACGGTAGCTTCGCGTTTATACCGCTGATACTGGCTTTCCTCGCGGAGGCTGCGGAAATCATCGAGGCGATGACGGTGATCGGTGCCGGCGTCGGGCTCGTGACCGGTGTCGTGCAGGGCGCGGAAGCCATCGCGCAGAACGATCTCAGTGGCGCGGAAGCAGCGGGGGTATTCTTTGGCTCCGTGGTGCTCAGTACCATCGGTGGCGGCCTGAGCGGTGGCGCGGGGGCGGTGACGGGTGCACTGGTTGAGGGCGTCACGCTGGCCTCGGCCGCGGCGATCGCCGCGGGCGTCGTGACACAGGCCGCGCTTGCCTCCGCCCAGTCGGCCGCGCAAGCGGCACTGGTGGGTGACGATCCTGGCGACGCAGCCTGGAAAAACGCTATCGCCGGCGGAACATCGTTCCTTGCCGGCAGCCTGGTGACCGCGGGTGTCAGCACCGCGCTTGAACGAGCCGCTTTCGCGGCAACCTGGAAGGGGACCACCAAGAGCGTGATCACCGGGGCGACGTCCGGGGCGGCGGGGGGCGTGGTCGGCAGCAGCGTGACATCGGCGCTCAACGATGCGGATGCCAACGTCGCACTCTCCGACGTGTTGCAGGGCATTGCCTTTGGCGTACTGGGAGGCGTCTTTCCGGAAGTGGTCGCCTACAAGCTTGAAAAGCGGAACTTCCTTATCCAGCAACGGACACAGGCCGCACAACGGCTGGAGTCCAACATCGACCTCTACCCATTATGATCAGCGCCTGCGAGGCTGCCATCGACAGTGGCGTCGCCTTCCTGCGCGGACGGCAGCGCGAGTGGGGCGAGTTTGCCTGCCACAAGTTCACCAATGCGCAATTGCGCGGGGAGGGTCGCCTCGATTCCTCGCCGTTCGCCACGACGCTGGTGCTGCACGCGTTGAGCTTCGTCAGGCACGCCTCGATTGATGAGATGCGATCGAAGGCGATCGGCTTCCTGCTCGATGAACGGGAAGAGCCGGGCGTCTGGCGCTACTGGTCCTCCCGTAACGGCGCACCCATCGACCCCGATCTCGATGACACCTGCTGCGCTTCCTTTGCACTGAGGCAGGCGGGCGTCGACGCGCAAGGGCTGACGTCCAATGTCCGCTGCATTCTTGACAACCGCCATGGCAGCGGCCTGTTCAAGACGTGGCTGCGCAACGCCGACGCCGACAACGATGTCGACGGCGCGGTGAATGCGAATGTCCTGCTGTATCTCGGCGAACGTCAGGAGACGATGGCGGCGCGCGATATCGTCATCGAAGCCATCCTTGCGGATCGCGAAGATGAGGCATCGTGGTACTACACCAGCCCCTTGGCCCTCTACTACATGGTGTCCAGGGCATGCTTCCACGGCGTGACGGGCTTCCGCACATGCCGTGATGCGGTGATTGAAAAGACAAGGGTCTACGCGCGCGGTGCCTCCCAACAGCCGATGTCCGTAGCGCTTGCACTCTGCATCCTGGCGAACTACGGCGTGCCGGACGGGGGTATCGCGGCAGGTATCGGATTGCTCCTCCAGCAGCAAGACAAAAAGGGCGCATGGGCGAGATCGGCATTCTACAGAGGGCCTGAACCACCGGTAGCGCATTCGGTCTGGTGGGGCTCGGAAGAACTCAGCACGGCGCTGTGCGTCGAGGCGCTTGCACGCTCGGCGGTGGCACGATGACACGCACGGTGATTGCGTTCTCGGGATGCACGCCAATTCGGCGGGAGCCGATGCGATCCCTGATGCAACGCGAAGCGCGCTTCGCCGAAACGCTCGCGCGGTGCGATTCGATTCTCGTGGAAGAAGCCGGTTGGAGCATGCGGAAACTGTGGGAGCGGGATGGCGAAGTGACTGACCTGCCGAGAAATTTTCCGCTGATGGTCGCTTTCCAGATCGGCCTGTTTGAATTGCTGGTGCATCACGGTATCCGGCCCGATGCGGTGATCGGCATGAGTTGCGGCGAGGTATCCGCTGCCTATGCCACGGGCGCGATCGGACTTCGCGACGCGCTGCGAATCGCCGTGCATGGCGGGAAGTCGATGGAGCCCGTGGCCACGCAATGCCGCATGGCCCTGGTCTGGCTGCCTGCCGCAGCGTGTCGCGCAATGACGGATCGAATCAGCATCGCGGCGATCATGGCGCCGGAACTCACGGTTATCTCCGGTTTGAAAGAGGACGTGATGTCTGTCAGTCATCGATTGGCGGAAAGACGTGTACCTGTCCATCCTCTTCCCCTGCCATGGGGCGTTCACACGCCGCTGCTACCGCAGCGGCATCCGCCGTTCGAGGCATCTGTAGGGAAACTCGCCCCCGGTCCCGCACGATGCCAGGCGTTTTCGACTTCGGGGGGAGATTGGACGTCATTTGATTTCGATGCCGCACGATGGTGGCGCATGTTTCGGGCGCCGGTGCTGTTCGCACCCGGAATTCGCGCGTTCGCCGAGCGAGGAATCACGACATTCATAGAAGCGGGGCCGTCTTCGACGCTCGATTCGCTGTTGCCGCGATTGGGGGCATCGGCGGTTTCATTCACGGATGCGTTGGCGGTGGGCTCATGATGACGGCGCAATCGCTTCGCACATTGCCCGCTCCTTACCGGGAGTACGCCAGGCTGCGGCGAGAGATGCCGGTCTTCCATGATGCTGAAGCCGACGTCTGGATCGTCAGCCGGTTTGATGATGTGCGGACCGTGCTGCGGGATCATCGGCATTTCAGCTCCTGTGTTCTCGGTCAGGACAGTTTTGAGATCCGGTCGCCAGCAGACGGCTCTATCCTGCCGAATGAGGAGACGCTCCTGGCATCCGATCCCCCTCGGCATGATGCATTGCGAATGCACGTCGGACGGCTGTTTGCACCGAACCGGATTGCGGCGTGCGAGGCGGCTGCTTGTCGTGAACTGGATTGCGTTGTCGGGAAGCTTGTGCAGGGCGATCGATTCGAGATAGTGCAGGATGTCTGCAAACCGGTTGTCGCTGCCGTGATGGCCTCGGTCTTCGGCCTCGACACGCGCTGGCGTGCATGCGTCGCACAATGGCTGCAAGTCAGCGGCCAGTGCAATGCGCGTTCCCGGCCCGCATCGCTCAAGGCAAGGTTTGACGCCATGCTCGACGAGATATGGCGCGCCGCGGTGCATTGTCCCGATGCCGGCCTGGGTACTTTCATGGCGGCCTGTCACCGTGGCGAAGTCGATGCTCGGCACGTACTGGACCTGACGGTTACGCTGTTGAAAGGCGGGGCGGATACGACGACTTACCTGGTCGGAAATGTTCTGGCGCTGCTGGCGGAGCAACCCTGCCTGGTGTCCGACATACGCCGCGATGCGGCGTTGATTCCCGCGCTGATCGAGGCATCGCTGCGGCGTGATTCGCCGGTGCAGCTGACGGTCCGGGTGACGACTGCCGAGGTTGAGCTGGCCGGACACCGCATTCCCGCAAACTCGCGCGTGATGCTGTTGCTCGGTTCCGCCAATCGCGACGAGGCAGTGTTCGGAAGCGAGGACGAAATTCATCTTGACCGGAGGGCGAAGTCCCATCTCGCCTTCGGGGCGGGTCCGCATCGATGCCCGGGCGTGGCGCTGGCAAGGATGCAGGGCAGGGTGATTGTTCAGGCGCTGATGACACGGCTACCCGCTTTCAGGTTGGTGCCGGAGAATGCCCGGGAGGTTGAGCTCAGAGCCCTGCGTGGCTTCGATCGCATGGACGCGGAATTCCTGGCTTTGCCGCAGTAAGCCCTTACTGCGACACAACCCCTCTCACTATCGTCCCACGGCTGCCGGCGGTCTCGTCGACGTGCCGCCGGCCGGTTCATACTGCGGCT includes the following:
- a CDS encoding hypothetical protein (K07052: K07052) encodes the protein MISACEAAIDSGVAFLRGRQREWGEFACHKFTNAQLRGEGRLDSSPFATTLVLHALSFVRHASIDEMRSKAIGFLLDEREEPGVWRYWSSRNGAPIDPDLDDTCCASFALRQAGVDAQGLTSNVRCILDNRHGSGLFKTWLRNADADNDVDGAVNANVLLYLGERQETMAARDIVIEAILADREDEASWYYTSPLALYYMVSRACFHGVTGFRTCRDAVIEKTRVYARGASQQPMSVALALCILANYGVPDGGIAAGIGLLLQQQDKKGAWARSAFYRGPEPPVAHSVWWGSEELSTALCVEALARSAVAR
- a CDS encoding hypothetical protein (K00517: E1.14.-.-; [EC:1.14.-.-]), whose protein sequence is MTAQSLRTLPAPYREYARLRREMPVFHDAEADVWIVSRFDDVRTVLRDHRHFSSCVLGQDSFEIRSPADGSILPNEETLLASDPPRHDALRMHVGRLFAPNRIAACEAAACRELDCVVGKLVQGDRFEIVQDVCKPVVAAVMASVFGLDTRWRACVAQWLQVSGQCNARSRPASLKARFDAMLDEIWRAAVHCPDAGLGTFMAACHRGEVDARHVLDLTVTLLKGGADTTTYLVGNVLALLAEQPCLVSDIRRDAALIPALIEASLRRDSPVQLTVRVTTAEVELAGHRIPANSRVMLLLGSANRDEAVFGSEDEIHLDRRAKSHLAFGAGPHRCPGVALARMQGRVIVQALMTRLPAFRLVPENAREVELRALRGFDRMDAEFLALPQ